In Castor canadensis chromosome 11, mCasCan1.hap1v2, whole genome shotgun sequence, a single genomic region encodes these proteins:
- the LOC109703246 gene encoding olfactory receptor 1E2-like, with protein MMGRNQTAFSDFLLLGLPIHLEYQLLLYVIFLAMYLTTALGNLLISILIRLDTHLHTPMYLFLSNLSFSDLCFSTVTIPKLLQNMQSQLPSIPYASCLTQMYFFLLFGNLESFLLVAMAYDRYVAICFPLHYPNIMSNQLCLSLVMLSWVLTMFHAMVHTLLMARLSFCMNNMIPHFFCDISALLKLACSDTYVNELVIFIMGWFVIIIPFILILVSYARIVSSIFKGPSARGIHKAFSTCGSHLSVVSLFYGTIIGLYLCPSANNSTVKETIMAMMYTVVTPMLNPFIYSLRNRDMKGALGRVFCKNKIPFCL; from the coding sequence ATGATGGGAAGGAACCAAACTGCCTTCTCAGATTTCCTCCTCTTGGGCCTTCCCATCCATCTAGAGTACCAACTTCTCCTCTATGTCATATTCTTGGCCATGTACCTTACCACTGCTCTGGGGAATCTCCTGATCAGTATTCTTATTCGACTGGACACCCatctccacacacccatgtattTATTTCTCAGCAACTTGTCCTTCTCTGACCTCTGCTTTTCTACTGTGACCATTCCCAAACTTTTACAGAACATGCAGAGTCAACTACCCTCCATCCCTTATGCAAGCTGCCTGACACAAATGTATTTCTTCCTATTATTTGGAAACCTAGAGAGCTTCCTCCTTGTGGCcatggcctatgatcgctatgtggccATTTGTTTCCCCCTGCATTACCCCAACATCATGAGTAACCAGCTCTGTTTGAGTCTTGTGATGCTTTCCTGGGTGTTGACTATGTTCCATGCCATGGTACACACCCTGCTCATGGCTAGGTTGTCTTTTTGTATGAACAACATGATCCcccactttttctgtgatataTCTGCTCTGCTGAAGCTGGCCTGCTCTGATACTTATGTTAATGAATTAGTGATATTTATCATGGGATGGTTTGTTATTATCATCCCATTCATACTCATCTTAGTGTCCTATGCACGAATTGTGTCCTCCATCTTCAAGGGTCCTTCTGCTAGGGGCATCCACaaggccttctccacctgtggatCCCACTTGTCTGTGGTGTCCCTGTTCTATGGGACAATTATTGGTCTCTACTTATGCCCATCAGCTAATAATTCTACTGTGAAGGAGACTATCATGGCTATGATGTACACGGTGGTGActcccatgctgaaccccttcatctacagcctgaggaacagagACATGAAGGGTGCTTTGGGAAGAGTCTTTTGTAAGAACAAAATTCCTTTCTGTTTATGA